The genomic region GGCGAGAATCCCGATGTCGGCGCGCTGCTGCTGACCGGCGCGGGCGAAGCCTTTTGCGCCGGCGGCAACGTCAAAGGCATGGGCGCACATCGCGACAAGGCGAAGCTCGACATGTCGTTTGACGACAAGGTCGCCGACCTGCAGGAGCGGCAGCGGCTGCTCACCGGCGCGCTGGTGTCGGTGCGCAAGCCGACCATCGCTGCGCTCCCCGGCCCCGCGGTCGGCGCCGGGCTCGCCATCGCCATGGCCTGCGACATCCGCATCGCAGCGCAATCCGTCTTCGTCGCCACCGGCTACGCCCGCATCGCCCTCAGCGGCGATTACGGCATCGCCTGGCTGCTCACCCGCCTCGTCGGCACCGCGCGGGCGCGCGAATTGATGTTCACCAGCGACCGGGTCGATGCCGAACGCGCCGAAGCGATCGGCCTCGTCAACCGCGTCGTGCCCGACGACAAATTGCAGGCCGAGGCGTTCGCGCTGGCCAAATCGCTCGCCGAAGGCCCGCGCCTCGCGCTGCGCTACATGAAGGACAATCTCGACGAAGCCCTGCTGTTCGACTTCGAGACCGCGCGCGACCACGAGGCCGAACGACTGGTCCGCCTCACCACGACCGCCGATCACAAGGAGGCGGTACAGGCCTTCATCGAGAAGCGCAAGGCGGTGTTCACGGGGAAGTAGCGGCCGCGGGATTTTCTGCGCGCCGAAACGTCTCACCGTCACCCTGAGGTGCTCTTCCTGTGCCGCAAGCGCAGGAAGAGCCTCAAAGGGCGACGGCCCGACTGCCGCCGCGGCGAAATAGACACCAACAACCAGCCGGGCCGTTTCATCCTTCGAGCCTCGTTCTGCGGAAGGCCGCAGAACGAGCACCTCAGGATGACGGATCTGCAAAGCGCCAAAAAACGCCCGGCTCTGGCTTGGCCAGGCCGGGCTGCAGTCATGTCAGGCCGAGGCTGAGGGGCTGTCGGCCTGACGGGAAAAAGCGGCGAGGCGCCAGCTCGCACAAGGAATGTCTTGCGGAGCGAGGTTGATCTCCTTGTCGAAGCGCACCAGCTTCCAGTCATCGGGGTGGTTGACGAACGTGAAGCCGGCTTTGCGTGCAAGCGAGACCATGGTCTCGTTGGAGCGCAGCGTGTCGCCAAACATGTGCTCGGCGCCGAGCGCAGCCGCGCGGCATTCGAGGTTCTTCATCAGCGCGGTGGCGATGCCGTGACCCTGCCAGCGGTCGTCGACCGAGAGGCCGAACTCGAGCGTCGCGGTCTCGGCATGGAAGGCATAGCGCGCCTCGGCGACGATGGTCTCGAAGCCGTCGACCATCATGGTCGCCACGATGGTGAAGCGATCGCGCTCGCCGACCTCGAGGAAATCATGCAGCAGGCCCTTCGGCAATTCGCTGATCGCGCCGAAGAAGCGGTTGTAGCGGGAGCGGGTCGAGAGCGCGCGGAAATAGTGCTGCAGCTCGTCGGTGTCGCGCGGCTCGACGAAGCGAACATTGAGCTGCTCACCGTGCCGGGTGCGCAGCACGTCCGAATATTGCTTCAGGTCTTCGAGGCGGAGGGTGCTCATGACACATGCCATGCGGAAAAGGGACCGCCGGCGCCCCTGTACTCAGGCGGCGCCGGCCTGACGGCCTATCAGGCCCGCCAGAAGGGTTTGTCGGCCTCGTAGGCAATGTCGGACCAGGACAGCCCGACGTCGTGGAGGTCGCGGGCGGTCCAATGGGTCAGCTCGCGCCGGGTCCGGTAGCGCTCATGCCAGACGTGCAGGGTCCCGCCGATCTGCTGGAGCAGGCCGGGTACATGATGATTTGTCATCGAATTGTCGGTCAATGTAGACATTTTCAGCTCCTGGAGCTAAGTTGTCCGCTAATATCTGCCTCCTGCTGCGCCGCGACAAACGACAATTTGTACCTTTTCGCATGAAATAACGTCATGCATCCTGCTGCCAGA from Bradyrhizobium sp. CB1015 harbors:
- a CDS encoding enoyl-CoA hydratase, which translates into the protein MTSETTIDTGTNELLCTIRDRVAVITLNRPEARNSLSDALTPALRTMIRSCGENPDVGALLLTGAGEAFCAGGNVKGMGAHRDKAKLDMSFDDKVADLQERQRLLTGALVSVRKPTIAALPGPAVGAGLAIAMACDIRIAAQSVFVATGYARIALSGDYGIAWLLTRLVGTARARELMFTSDRVDAERAEAIGLVNRVVPDDKLQAEAFALAKSLAEGPRLALRYMKDNLDEALLFDFETARDHEAERLVRLTTTADHKEAVQAFIEKRKAVFTGK
- a CDS encoding GNAT family N-acetyltransferase — translated: MSTLRLEDLKQYSDVLRTRHGEQLNVRFVEPRDTDELQHYFRALSTRSRYNRFFGAISELPKGLLHDFLEVGERDRFTIVATMMVDGFETIVAEARYAFHAETATLEFGLSVDDRWQGHGIATALMKNLECRAAALGAEHMFGDTLRSNETMVSLARKAGFTFVNHPDDWKLVRFDKEINLAPQDIPCASWRLAAFSRQADSPSASA
- a CDS encoding DUF1127 domain-containing protein, with product MSTLTDNSMTNHHVPGLLQQIGGTLHVWHERYRTRRELTHWTARDLHDVGLSWSDIAYEADKPFWRA